In Citrus sinensis cultivar Valencia sweet orange chromosome 2, DVS_A1.0, whole genome shotgun sequence, a single genomic region encodes these proteins:
- the LOC102609065 gene encoding F-box protein SKIP14 gives MMNCGDSKSFSSLDKESESGNRDCERMENTELKNSYFEEACSCKVADDDDNNNAIELPVDPFDMGKESRFNSITGCFEKYWKDLCVFDEKDLEDLCFFEMDEFEISDLKHFSGFNFVWNGTMRVQKEKGILKYDEIYSSFSQYEISNGDCDDGFASSGNVNNGVVGNENKGDDLGCGEGGAPHDALIFALGYLGAKDLLAVERVCRSFRDAVRSDPLLWRTIQIEPPLSEKITDDSLVKLTSRAQGILQCLSLSECSGITNGGLRRVLESNPRLTKLCVPGCSRLTVEGILGSLRAFNSVGFPGIKCLRIGGLFDVTRKQFEELKSLLGADDNMQQKTCVPQYFCWGQFYLPCDDDRAIDIDACPKCQKLGLVYDCPAESCRAKPDTAQLCRSCRLCIPRCFKCGCCFQDCDFVETFSLDFFCLDCFKELLICEEKMELMGASSSKCTFLCQGTRYEICLCG, from the exons ATGATGAATTGTGGCGATTCAAAGAGTTTTAGCAGTTTAGATAAGGAGTCAGAGTCAGGGAATAGGGATTGTGAGAGAATGGAAAACACTGAATTGAAAAATAGCTACTTTGAAGAAGCCTGTAGTTGTAAAgttgctgatgatgatgataataataatgccaTTGAGTTGCCTGTTGATCCTTTTGACATGGGAAAAGAGTCTAGATTTAATTCCATTACAGGTTGCTTTGAGAAGTATTGGAAAGATTTGTGTGTGTTTGATGAGAAGGATTTGGAGGATTTGTGTTTTTTTGAGATGGATGAGTTTGAAATTAGTGATCTTAAGCACTTTTCtggtttcaattttgtttggaACGGCACTATGAGGGTACAGAAAGAAAAGGGTATATTGAAATATGATGAAATATACAGTAGTTTTAGCCAGTATGAGATTAGCAATGGAGATTGTGATGATGGTTTTGCTTCTTCTGGTAATGTAAATAATGGAGTTGTTGGTAATGAAAATAAGGGAGATGATTTGGGTTGCGGTGAAGGAGGCGCTCCTCATGATGCTTTGATTTTTGCTCTTGGTTATCTTGGGGCGAAAGACCTCCTTGCAGTTGAAAGGGTTTGTCGATCTTTCCGTGATGCAGTTAGGAGTGATCCCCTGCTATGGAGAACTATTCAAATTGAGCCGCCTTTGAGCGAGAAGATTACTGATGATAGTCTTGTGAAGTTAACTAGCAGGGCTCAAggaattcttcaatgcttgagCCTATCAGAGTGTTCTGGCATCACAAATGGTGGTTTGAGGCGTGTGCTTGAAAGCAATCCAAGGCTGACAAAG CTTTGCGTGCCTGGCTGTTCTAGACTCACCGTTGAGGGAATTTTGGGCAGTTTGAGAGCCTTCAATTCTGTTGGCTTCCCAGGAATAAAGTGTTTGAGAATTGGTGGCCTTTTCGATGTAACAAGAAAGCAATTTGAAGAGTTGAAGTCCTTGCTTGGTGCAGATGACAATATGCAGCAGAAAACCTGTGTACCACAGTATTTTTGTTGGGGACAGTTCTATCTTCCATGTGATGATGATCGTGCAATTGACATTGATGCATGCCCTAAATGCCAAAAGCTGGGACTAGTTTATGATTGCCCAGCAGAGAGTTGCCGGGCAAAACCCGATACTGCTCAGTTGTGCCGGTCTTGCAGACTCTGTATACCACGCTGTTTTAAATGTGGGTGTTGTTTTCAGGACTGTGATTTTGTGGAGACGTTTTCTCTGGATTTTTTTTGCTTGGATTGTTTCAAGGAGCTCCTAATTTGTGAAGAGAAGATGGAACTAATGGGTGCTTCATCATCTAAATGCACCTTTCTTTGTCAAGGCACAAGGTATGAGATTTGTCTGTGTGGCTAG
- the LOC102608770 gene encoding glucose-6-phosphate 1-dehydrogenase, cytoplasmic isoform, with amino-acid sequence MGSGQWIMEKRSSLRNDSFSRDNDNVPETGCLSIIVLGASGDLAKKKTFPALFNLYRQGFLQSNEVHIFGYARTKISDDELRNRIRGYLINDKSAPGQSEQVSEFLQLIKYVSGSYDTEEGFQLLDKEISAHESSKNSLEGSSRRLFYFALPPSVYPSVSRMIKKCCMNRSDLGGWTRIVVEKPFGKDLDSSEKLSAQIGELFEEPQIYRIDHYLGKELVQNLLVLRFANRMFLPLWNRDNIDNVQIVFREDFGTEGRGGYFDEYGIIRDIIQNHLLQVLCLVAMEKPVSLKPEHIRDEKVKVLQSVLPIKDEEVVLGQYDGYRDDPTVPDHSNTPTFATAVLRIHNERWEGVPFILKAGKALNSRKAEIRVQFKDVPGDIFKCKKQGRNEFVIRLQPSEAMYMKLTVKQPGLEMSTAQSELDLSYRQRYQGVTIPEAYERLILDTIRGDQQHFVRRDELKAAWEIFTPLLHRIDDGEMKPLPYKPGSRGPAEADELLSKVGYVQTHGYIWIPPTL; translated from the exons ATGGGATCAGGTCAATGGATAATGGAGAAAAGGTCAAGTTTGAGGAATGATTCATTCTCAAGAGACAATGACAATGTGCCTGAAACTGGATGTCTTTCAATTATCGTTCTTGGTGCTTCTGGAGATCTTGCCAAGAAAAAGACTTTTCCTGCTCTCTTCAATCTTTATCGGCAG GGGTTTTTACAGTCAAATGAAGTTCACATATTTGGCTATGCAAGGACTAAGATTTCGGATGATGAGCTGAGAAATCGCATTCGTGG ATATCTTATCAATGACAAAAGCGCACCGGGACAATCAGAGCAAGTATCAGAGTTTTTGCAGCTG ATTAAATATGTAAGTGGTTCTTATGACACCGAGGAGGGCTTTCAATTGCTGGACAAGGAAATTTCTgcacatgaatcatcaaaaaaCAGTTTGGAAGGATCATCTCGTAGactcttttattttgcacTTCCACCGTCTGTATATCCATCTGTTTCCAGGATGATTAAGAAGTGCTGCATGAATAGAT CTGATCTTGGTGGCTGGACACGTATTGTTGTTGAGAAGCCATTTGGCAAGGATTTGGACTCATCTGAGAAACTTAGTGCCCAGATTGGGGAGTTGTTTGAAGAACCACAAATCTACCGTATTGATCACTATTTGGGAAAGGAACTGGTGCAAAACTTG TTGGTACTACGCTTTGCAAATCGTATGTTTTTGCCCCTTTGGAATCGTGACAACATTGACAATGTACAG ATTGTCTTCAGAGAAGATTTTGGAACTGAAGGTCGTGGAGGATATTTTGATGAATATGG GATTATCCGTgatattattcaaaatcatCTATTACag GTTCTTTGTCTTGTTGCTATGGAGAAGCCTGTCTCTTTGAAACCTGAGCACATCCGTGATGAGAAAGTGAAG GTTCTTCAATCAGTACTCCCAATCAAAGATGAGGAGGTTGTTCTTGGACAATATGATGGCTATAGGGACGATCCAACAGTTCCTGATCACTCAAACACCCCAACTTTTGCCACTGCAGTTCTGCGCATACATAATGAAAGATGGGAGG gTGTCCCTTTTATACTAAAGGCGGGAAAAGCATTAAATTCAAGGAAGGCAGAGATACGTGTTCAGTTTAAGGATGTTCCTGGTGATATATTCAAAT GTAAAAAGCAGGGGAGAAATGAATTTGTAATACGGCTTCAACCATCCGAAGCCATGTACATGAAGCTGACT GTCAAGCAGCCTGGTCTGGAGATGTCAACAGCACAAAGCGAACTAGACTTGTCATACAGGCAACGGTATCAAGGGGTTACCATCCCGGAGGCTTATGAGCGTCTTATTCTTGACAC AATACGGGGTGATCAGCAGCATTTTGTTCGCAGAGATGAGTTGAAG GCGGCCTGGGAGATTTTCACACCTCTTCTGCATAGAATTGATGATGGTGAAATGAAGCCATTGCCATATAAACCAGGCAGCAGAGGTCCTGCTGAAGCAGATGAGCTGCTCTCTAAAGTTGGTTATGTTCAGACACATGGGTACATATGGATTCCTCCCACCTTGTAG